Genomic DNA from Peptococcaceae bacterium:
CGGCTTGAATACTTTTACCTGGAGGAAGAAGCGGATTTCAGGCTGGATACGGGGGCCTTTCTTGACCGGCTCCGGCAGGGTTTTGAGATGACCATCCTATGCAACCCCAATAACCCCACGGGCCGCCTTATTCCCAGGGAAGAACTGCTGGCGGTGATTGAGGAGGCCGCAAGGACAGGCGCTGCAGTGCTCGTGGACGAAACATTTGTCGAGTTTGCGCCTGAGCCTGAAGAGGCTTCCGTTTTGCGGGAACTGGAGAACTATGACAACTTGCTGGTGCTGCGGGCCCTGACCAAGTTTTTTGGCGTGCCGGGATTGCGGCTTGGCTACTTGCTCGCCAACCCCGGCCTCCTGGAAAAACTGCTTCCCTACAGGGAGCCGTGGACGGTGAACACCCTTGCCTGCACGCTGGGGCCTTTTCTGCTGGGGCATGGCGAGTTTATCAGGAAGACCAGGGAGTGGATCATGACGGAACGGCCCTTTTTATTCGAGGGTTTGAGACATATCGATAAACTGAAGACATATGAAAGCGCGGCCAGCTTCTTTCTGCTGAAATCACTGGATGAAAAATGGAACGCCGGTATGCTGCAGGCGGTGCTGGCGGCCGAGAAGATCCTGATCCGTGACGCCAGCAGCTTTGTTTCGTTGGATAAACGTTTTTTCCGGCTGGCGGTCAAGGACCGGCAGGGCAACGAGAAACTCATCCAGGCCTTGCGCTACTTTTTATAGGCTTTGAGCCTTTTGTTTCCCACTCGCCGCACCAGGCAGCCCTGTCCCGGTTTTTCCGGTTAATCGTTTTCGGTAACCGGGATAGAAGAATACCCTTAAGCCAGGAGGAAGTGTCCCAATGCGCGACTTTATTACCGACCCGCTGTTGATCGAAAAAAAGAGCATGGAAACCATTGACGGGCTCCTGGAAAGCAGTTTCCCGGCCGGGTTGAATTTTTCTCCAGGGGAGTTGAGAGTGGTAAAGAGGGTCATCCATACGACGGCCGACCTGGAATACGCCGGTATCCTGGAATTCCGCCGCGATCCCCTGGAGGCGGTAATGGGGGCTTTTCGCGCGGGCTTAAGGCTGGTCACCGATACCCGGATGGCTCTTGCCGGCATCAATAAACAACGGCTGGCCCGCTTCGGGGTGGAGGCCGAGTGTTTCATGGACGACGAGGACGTGACCCGTGAAGCGAAAGAGAGAGGTGTCACCAGGGCCCTGATCAGCATGGAACGCGCCGCCCGGGATGAACGCAACGCCGTTTTCGTAATCGGCAATGCGCCCACGGCGCTGATGCGGCTGGTGAAGATGAGGGAGGAAGGGCTGGTGCGGCCCAGGGCGGTGATTGGCGTTCCGGTGGGTTTTGTCGGGGCTGCCGAATCCAAGGATCTGCTGGCAGACCTGGACGTGCCCAGTATTATCACCAGGGGCCGCAAGGGCGGCAGCGGTGTGGCTGCGGCCATTGTCAACTCCATACTATACCAGATGGAGGAGATGGAGGCGTGAACCTGGGGAGCCGCTGGATAAACGGCAGAGAACTGCGGCGGGGATACACCACGGGGTCGTGCGCGGCCGCAGCTGCCAAAGCCGCCGCCGCCATGCTGTTCGGCGGCCCAAGCGTCCCGGCGGTGGAAATTGAGACCCCGGCCGGTGTCAATTTAACCCTGGAAATCTGCGAGTCGAGGCGACAAACAGGAGAAGCCTCCTGTGCCGTGAAAAAGGATGCGGGGGATGACCCTGATATAACGGATGGCCTGCTCATTTGGGCCACAGCCAGGGAGGCGGCGGAGGGAATAGCCATAAAAGGGGGACCGGGAGTAGGAGTCGTCAGGAAGCCGGGGCTGGCCGTGGGCATTGGTCAGCCGGCCATCAATCCCGTACCCCGGCAGATGATTGAAAATGAAGTCGCAAGAGTCTTACCATCCGGTAAAGGGGTGGAGATAATTGTTTCCATTCCCGGCGGAGAAGAACTGGCCCCCAAAACCTTAAATCCCAAGCTGGGCATTGAAGGAGGTCTTTCCATCCTGGGAACCACCGGTATTGTAGAGCCCATGTCCGATGAAGCGTGGCAGGAATCGCTGCGGCTTGAACTAAAACAGTTGGCGCAGCTTGGCGCCGCCAGGGTTATTCTGGTCCCCGGCAATTACGGGCAGGATTTCGTTTGCCGGGAACTGGGGCTGGCGGGCAGGCCGCTGGTCAGGTTCGGCAATTTCGCGGGTTATGTCCTGCGGGCAGCGGCAGCCCTGGGTTTTCGCGAACTGCTGCTGGTCGGGGATCTGGGCAAGCTGATCAAGGTTTCTGCCGGTATTTTCAATACCCACAGCGCCGCAGCCGATGCCCGCATGGAAATAATGGCGGCTTACGCCGGTTTACTAGGAGCGAAAAAGGAAACAATCCGCCGTGTCCTGGAGACGAACACGACGGCGGCAGCCCTGGAATTGCTGGAAAATGAAGGAATTACAGGCCTGCCCGGGCTGGTGGCCCGGCGCGCCAGCGAAAGGGCGAGAAGTCACATCGACGGGAAAGCAGCCGTTGGGACCGTGCTCTTTTCCGCCAGCAGGGGACTGTTAGCCATGGATGAGGAGGCCAAAAGAATGGTGGAGAAATTCTATCGTGAATAAAATCCTGGTACTGGGAGTCGGGCCGGGCAGCCCGGACTACGTCCTTCCCATAATATACGAGAAAGCAGGCCAGTGCGACATCCTGTTCGGAGGCCGGAGGAACCTCGAACTGTTTAAAAATTTAAACAAAGAAACAGTTGTCATCAGGTCTCACGTGGAGGAAGTCATCAGCCGGTTAAAAGAAGCGCGCCGGGTGCGGCGGCCGGGTGTCCTGGTTTCGGGCGACCCAGGGCTTTACAGCTTTTTAACGACACTGCGACAGCACTTCGGAAAAGACGATCTTGAGGTTTATCCCGGGATCAGCTCTCTCCAGTATCTTTTTGCCA
This window encodes:
- the cobD gene encoding threonine-phosphate decarboxylase CobD → MMPKEGIHGGNIWQFARKYGFDPREVLDFSSNASPLPLPEEARELAYGALEDLRRYPDREYLDLRTALAGYTGCPLDWIMAGNGATELLYLVARSLRPARVLLPVPSFGDYERAFYGTDCRLEYFYLEEEADFRLDTGAFLDRLRQGFEMTILCNPNNPTGRLIPREELLAVIEEAARTGAAVLVDETFVEFAPEPEEASVLRELENYDNLLVLRALTKFFGVPGLRLGYLLANPGLLEKLLPYREPWTVNTLACTLGPFLLGHGEFIRKTREWIMTERPFLFEGLRHIDKLKTYESAASFFLLKSLDEKWNAGMLQAVLAAEKILIRDASSFVSLDKRFFRLAVKDRQGNEKLIQALRYFL
- a CDS encoding precorrin-8X methylmutase codes for the protein MRDFITDPLLIEKKSMETIDGLLESSFPAGLNFSPGELRVVKRVIHTTADLEYAGILEFRRDPLEAVMGAFRAGLRLVTDTRMALAGINKQRLARFGVEAECFMDDEDVTREAKERGVTRALISMERAARDERNAVFVIGNAPTALMRLVKMREEGLVRPRAVIGVPVGFVGAAESKDLLADLDVPSIITRGRKGGSGVAAAIVNSILYQMEEMEA
- the cbiD gene encoding cobalt-precorrin-5B (C(1))-methyltransferase CbiD; the encoded protein is MNLGSRWINGRELRRGYTTGSCAAAAAKAAAAMLFGGPSVPAVEIETPAGVNLTLEICESRRQTGEASCAVKKDAGDDPDITDGLLIWATAREAAEGIAIKGGPGVGVVRKPGLAVGIGQPAINPVPRQMIENEVARVLPSGKGVEIIVSIPGGEELAPKTLNPKLGIEGGLSILGTTGIVEPMSDEAWQESLRLELKQLAQLGAARVILVPGNYGQDFVCRELGLAGRPLVRFGNFAGYVLRAAAALGFRELLLVGDLGKLIKVSAGIFNTHSAAADARMEIMAAYAGLLGAKKETIRRVLETNTTAAALELLENEGITGLPGLVARRASERARSHIDGKAAVGTVLFSASRGLLAMDEEAKRMVEKFYRE
- the cbiE gene encoding precorrin-6y C5,15-methyltransferase (decarboxylating) subunit CbiE; protein product: MNKILVLGVGPGSPDYVLPIIYEKAGQCDILFGGRRNLELFKNLNKETVVIRSHVEEVISRLKEARRVRRPGVLVSGDPGLYSFLTTLRQHFGKDDLEVYPGISSLQYLFARGALPWQDACIISLHGRRLEDLAGLVKTRPKVAFFTDQGFPAGEIARFLVENGVRGKRGLVGEDLSYPTERVLDLPLEKLAGQAVSNLSVMVVYDDQ